One window from the genome of Nicotiana sylvestris chromosome 9, ASM39365v2, whole genome shotgun sequence encodes:
- the LOC104236128 gene encoding uncharacterized protein: MLVDPGSSANIIQSRFVEQLGLQDQIVHADRVLNGFNMESETTKGEIMLLVNVAGTMQETKFYVIEGDTRYNALLERPWIHNIRVVPSMLHQVLKFPTPEGVKMVYDEQLEAKEMFAIDEVIPVSTLTSTKGTKIKGKAEGQITTTVANFDQIGIAGNYQG, encoded by the coding sequence ATGCtggttgatccaggtagctcagcaaatATTATTCAATCAAGGTTTGTGGAGCAGCTCGGCCTTCAGGATCAAATCGTGCATGCAGATCGAGTGCTCAACGGTTTCAACATGGaaagtgaaaccaccaaaggggaaatcatgtTGCTGGTGAACGTGGCTGGAACTATGCAGGAGACAAAGTTCTATGTAATTGAAGGTGATACGAGATATAATGCACTACTCGAGAGACCTTGGATCCATAATATAAGGGTGGTGCCTTCAATGCttcatcaagtcttgaaattcccaacaCCGGAAGGGGTTAAAATGGTGTACGACGAACAACTAGAAGCtaaagagatgtttgcaatcgaTGAGGTGATACCCGTATCGACTCTAACATCAACAAAAGGGaccaaaatcaaaggaaaagctGAAGGTCAAATAACAACCACAGTCGCCAACTTCGACCAGATTGGAATAGCAGGAAATTATCAAGGATGA
- the LOC138877447 gene encoding uncharacterized protein: MADYEVIDQLQKSPAQVSLLSLLMNSTEHQKVLIKTLNEAYVPIEIFVEQLERMAERFSTINQISFNQNDLPPKGAAHNKALHLTVKCEGYYVKRVMLDGGSKVDIFPLSTLQRMEIGTERYRPNNVYVRAFDGIKRDTIGGIYLILTIVPVDFEVTFQVLDMDTSYNFLLGRPWIHAAGDVPSTLHQMVKFEHEDQEIVVHGEDEQSIYRDPSVPCLEARERSEHIVYQAFEIVVADQCEEGKPFPQPFLYNASIMVAKEMIRHGYKHGKVLGKLLQGIVEPITLTASEKFFGVGFRPTPVDVRWEDDRKNDGWVLPQPVPHLYRIFVKLKYNEEEEDKTFTAEEIEEICGAVRKILYEAHMVQPGEGSSTTEVLYMGPNAKLQNWKAMPFPIKRVSYSNNAVLNNMTCLWTSCPDSNTLSNCEIMNQESEYDEEEAFREINRELEQFENNPKPNINDTELVNLGSSKEIRETKINIHTDGKTRDTLTQLLFEFKDVFAWSYDDMPGLSVDLVVHKLPTYLDYPPVQQKQRTFKTDISDQIKEEVTK; the protein is encoded by the coding sequence atggcggATTATGAGGTAATCGACCAGCTTCAAAAATCTCCCGCACAAGTATCCTTGTTATCTCTGTTGATGAACTCCACCGAACATCaaaaggtattgatcaagacccttaatgaagcatatgtgcctatTGAGATTTTTGTAGAGCAGTTGGAGAGAATGGCCGAAAGATTTTCCACAATCAACCAGATCTCCTTCAACCAAAATGACTTGCCCCCAAAAGGGGCCGCACATAACAAAGCTCTGCACCTGACAGTCAAATGCGAAGGGTACtacgtgaaaagggttatgttggacggaggTTCCAAGGTAGACATTTTCCCACTCTCAACTCTACAGCGTATGGAAATCGGTACCGAAAGAtaccgacccaacaacgtctatgtacgtgccttcgatggtatcaaaagggacacaattggaggGATTTATCTGATTCTGACCATCGTcccagtagactttgaagtaaccttccaggttctagacatggacacatcctacaactttcttttggggaggccgtggatccatgcagcggGGGATGTAccctctactcttcaccagatggtgaaattcgagcacgaggatcaagagattgtggtccacggggaagatgagcaatcaatttatcgggacccgtcagtcccatgtcttgaagcaagagagaGGAGTGAGCACATAGTCTATCAGGCCTTTGAAATTGTGGTCGCTGATCAGTGCGAAGAAGGAAAACCATTCCCTCAACCTTTCCTTtataatgcatcaatcatggtggccaaagaaatgatcaggcACGGCTACAAACATGGGAAAGTGCTTGGGAAATTATTGCAAGGAATAGTTGAACCTATTACCCTAACcgccagtgaaaagttctttggggtaggctTCCGACCTACTCCAGTTGATGTAAGATGGGaagatgatagaaagaatgatggttgggtcttgcctcagccggtgCCGCATCTGTACAGAATATTTGTCAAGCTGaaatacaatgaggaagaggaagataaGACCTTTACGGCCGAAGAAATCGAAGAAATCTGTGGGGCCGTGAGGAAGATACTGTATGAagcccacatggttcaaccaggggaaggctcaagcaccaCTGAGGTGTTGTATATGGGACCTAATGCCAAActgcagaattggaaggctaTGCCATTCCCAATCAAGCGGGTGTCCTATTCTAATAATGCggttttaaataacatgacatgcttgtggacttcatgcccagattcaAACACGCTGTCTAACTGTGAGATAATGAACCAAGAGTCGGAATACGATGAAgaggaggcttttagggaaataaatcgagaattggaacaatttgagaataaccCTAAGCCGAACATAAATGATACTGAGCTGgttaatttaggtagttctaaaGAAATCAGGGAAACCAAAATAAACATTCACACAGATGGAAAAACCCGGGACACATTAACCCAACTCCtatttgagttcaaagatgtgtttgcttggtcatatgacgacatgccaggactaagtgttgatttggtggttcataagttgccgACTTACCTGGACTAcccccctgtccagcaaaagcaaagaactTTTAAAACTGACATCAGTGAccagattaaagaagaagtcacgaaatag